In the Terriglobales bacterium genome, AGCTCGATGGGGTCGCGCGCCATGCGGGAAAGAGTGTACCGCCGGAGACGCTTCGATGGCGGCGTAAGTAAACAGTTACGCCCTAGAATTTGACGTTGACACTGATATGAACCTATCCCAATATCAAGCATAGGTCTTCGAGAATGTCCCAGGAATTGGGGCTCGAAGCGATGAGGATCAGCCGAATCGATCCATCTCAAGGGAGAGAGGATGACCGCCAGATGAAAAAGAAAAAGATGATGAAGAAGAAAAAGAAGTAAGCGCGCGGAGCGCGAGCTCCGCCGCCAGTGACCGAAGCCTGACCGCCGCGGACGCGCGGCGGTTTTGTTTTGCGCGCTATTGACGCTCCACAGAGCCCACACGTACCATCCGGGAGTCCCACCGATGGCGCGACAAAAATCCAAAACGCGCGCTGTGCCCGAGGTGGTGGTCCCCGACAAGCTCTACTTCCGCATCGGAGAGGTCTCCCGCCTGTGCAGGCTGCCCGCCTACGTGCTGCGCTTCTGGGAGACGGAGTTTCCGCAACTCAAGCCCGCCAAGAGCTCCAGCGGCCAGCGGACCTATCGCAAACGCGAAGTCGAGATGGCGCTGCGCATCAAGAAGCTGCTCTACGAGGAAGGATTCACCATCGCCGGCGCCCGCCAGCACCTGCGCAGCGAGAATAAGGCCAGCAAGGGACAAGCCGCCCTACCCTTCGCTCCTCCCAAGCCGGTGGCCAAGGAGCTGCGCCAGGTGCGGCATGAGTTGAAAGAAATCCTGGGAATCCTGGCGGCGAGACGGTAGCGGTTCTCAGTTCTTAGTTCTCAGCGCCCACCCTTATCGCACATCTTCCGAGATATCCGTCCTGC is a window encoding:
- a CDS encoding MerR family transcriptional regulator, translated to MARQKSKTRAVPEVVVPDKLYFRIGEVSRLCRLPAYVLRFWETEFPQLKPAKSSSGQRTYRKREVEMALRIKKLLYEEGFTIAGARQHLRSENKASKGQAALPFAPPKPVAKELRQVRHELKEILGILAARR